The following DNA comes from Spirulina major PCC 6313.
TACCCAGTGCAGCGAAAAATTCAACGACGAAGGCACAGCCGATTTCCTCACGGGCCTGATGGAAGCCCACGAAGACATGGCCTGGATGTTGCGATCGTTCATCGACGGTGAACCCGTTTCTCCCGATTCTGCAATGCAGCCCCACGGTGTCGCCACCCTCAAAGTGTAATCGCCCCTCCCAATCCAGCGAACTTGTCGAAACTTGGAGGCCCCATGGCATACACCGCAGAACGAACGATCACCGCAATTTTCACCACAGAAGCACAGGTCAGAACCGCCGTTGACCGCCTCATCGAGCGAGGCGTAGATCGTGAACACCTCTCGGTGATGGGACGTAATTTCCAGTCCGAAACCCGGATTTCAGGGTTTATCACGAAAAAAGATGTGATTTTAGGCGGACTCCGCACGGGGGCTGTGTTCGGGTCGCTGTTCGGCAGTATCCTCAGTCTCTTTACGGGGATCGGCGTTCTCTTCATCCCCTTTGTGGGATCTGTGGTGGCGGCTGGGCCGATTAGCTCCATTCTCTTAGGGGCGGCTACGGGTGCGATCGCCGGTGGAGCCGGAGCCGGTTTAGTTTCATTCCTCACCACATTAGGCATGCCGAAAGACAAAGCCGTCCTCTATCAAACTCGCCTGCAAGCCGGTGAATACGTCCTCATGGCCGAAGTCCCGGCGGCGAAATCCGGTGAATATCAACTTTTGATGGAAAGTGTAGGCGGCGACGAAATCCACATTGCCGAGCAAGCCCTACCCCGTCCCTGTCCCGGCCCCTGTGAGTCTCTCGAAGACTTATCTCCGGAAATTCGGACGCACCTATCCGAAGACGCGCAACAGGTTTTCATCGCGACCTACAACCAGCAGCTTGAGGCGACCGGCCGCGAAATCGAAGCCGAACAAGCCGCATGGCAAGCAATCCATGACCAGTTTGAGGAAGACGAAGCGGGCCGCTGGAAAACTCGCAAGCGTGAAGCCGTCACCGCTTAACGCCTGACGTGATCCCCTTTGGGGAACCCTGGTGAGAGCGATCGCCCCGCGATCGCGCTCCACCTCTGTTGTGAATTGGAGAAAATATATGACTATGCGACAACTCGTTAAAACCCTACGCCTCCCTACCCTGGGCATTGCAACCTTGGCACTGATCTTGGTTCCCGGTTGTGGTGAAACCGCTGGCCCTGTCATTGATGGGAGTGGTGATGCCCGCGTTGAAGACGTGGTGGATAACCGGGTCGAATGGGATGGTGAAACCATTGAGCTATCGGGTGAAGTGGAACAAATCATTGCGCCGAACGCCTTCGTCATGGGCGAAATCAATGACGTTGACTTGGGTGGCGAACCAAAGGTGCTCATCGTTGATGTGGCAGCAACCCAAGGGCTGGAGCTAGAACAAAACGTGCGCGTCATTGGCGAGGTTCAATCCTTCGTGGCTGAAGAAGTGGAACGCGATTACGATGTCAAATGGGATGGCGACATCCGCAAAACCCTAGAGGTCGAATATGAGGGTAAACCCGCCGTCATTGCGAAATCGACCCTAGCAATTGAATAATCACATTGGCTGATCCTGCCCCTTCGTCGGGTAGCATTTGCTAAATTCATGAGGCCGTCCTGGCGATCTAGATTGCCAGGACGGCTATTCCACAAGCGGATGATTCGGCAATGAATCTGATCCGATCGCACCCCTAACCCCCCCAAGGCCATCATGACTTCTCCCGCGACAAAACCCGCTTGGCATCAAGTCCTCAACACCCCCGGCCAGGAATTCCCTCCAACGAATTTATCCATCCTAGACGGTGCAATTCCTCCCGATTTAAGCGGCACACTCTACCGCAATGGCCCAGGTCGGTTGGAGCGGGGCGGGGAAACGGTGGGGCATTGGTTTGATGGGGACGGGGCTATCTTGGCGGTGCAATTTGCTGGCGGTCAGGCCCAAGCGACCTATCGCTATGTGCAAACGGCGGGCTATCAAGCAGAGGCGGAGCGCGATCGCTTCCTATTCCCCAACTATGGTCGTCAAGCCCCCGGCCCCTTGTGGAATAATTGGCTGCGGCCCGTGAAAAATGCGGCGAATACCTCCGTGATCGTGTGGGGCGATCGCCTCCTCGCCCTCTGGGAAGGGGGACAGCCCCACGCCCTCGATCTCGATACGTTAGCGACTTACGGCATTGACTCCCTTGGCCTCGATAACACTCCCTTTTCCGCCCATCCCAAACGCGACCCCCATAGCGGCGAAATCTATAACTTTGGCGTTACCCCCGGCCCGAAAAATACCCTCCACCTCTACCGCCACAATGCCCAGGGCCAACTCCTCAAACAGGGAACCTTTGCCCTTGATGGCTTGCCCGTGCTCCATGACTTTTGTTTGGCGGGGCGGTATTTGGTCTTTTTTGTCAGTCCGGTGCGGGTGAATTTATTAACGGTGATTTTCGGCCAGGGGAGTTATTGCGATGCGATGGCGTGGCGGCCGGAATTGGGGACACAGATTCTGATTTTTGACCGCGACACCTTAACCCTTGTCACCCAAAAAACCGCCGATCCTTGGTATCAATGGCACTTTAGCAACGGCTGCGAACATCCTAACGGCACGGTGCAGATCGACTATGTTCACTATGACGACTTCACCACGAATCAATATCTAAGAGAAGTGCCCTCTGGCGTGATTCGCCATCCTGCCCCCGGCAGTCTCCGCAGCCTCTGCCTTGATCCCCGCACCGGCGCGATTATCCACCAAACGACCCTCTGTGAAACCTGGTGCGAGTTTCCGACGGTACATCCGGAGCAGGTGGGGCAACCGTGGGCGCGATCGCATTTCTCGGTCAAAGTGGGGCCGAATCCAGAGCAGGAACTCTATCGGGCCTTGGGGACGTGCGATCGCACCACCGACACCCTCACCATTACCGAACTCGGCCCCCACCACTACCCCAGCGAACCCGTCTACATCCCCAACCCCACCGGCCCCGACTCTCTGATCACCGTCGTCTACGATAGCCACACCCACCAATCGGAAGTCTGGTTATATCACAGTGACGACATCACCGCCGGGCCAATCTGTCGCCTCGCTCTCCCCCAACCCATTCCCCATAGTTTCCATGGAATTTGGCGGGTGCAATAATTTTAGAGATCACAATCAGGTCAAATAAAGGGGATGTCATGACGTTTTTTCAATTTGAGCAGGATTTTGTTGAATCCTTGCGCTGTATTCCGATGCGAGTGCGGATGAAGCTTGATACCTGCGGGGTGAAGTTAAAACTGGATCACTGGAATCGCTTCAGTTTAGACGAACGCCAAACGCTTGTTGATCAACCTTGCACAACGGACAGCGAAGCCACGCTCTACCGCGACCAGTTACAAGCCATGGTGATCGCGCACATGGGCAAACCTGCGTCAGAATTAGAAATTCCCGCCGCTCCCCCCTGGTTAGACGTGGGCAAGATTCCCGCAGCGGTGACTGAACAGGCGGCCAAGGTGGGATTAACGATTACGCTTGAGCAATGGCAATCACTGCAACCGGATCAACGATTTGCCTTAATTAAACTCAGTCGGCCCAGTCATGAAAATCGCAATTTTAAACCCGCCATGATGGAGTTTGGCTTAGCTTAATCACGCAGGTCAACGATGACGGGGGTGTGATCGCTGGGTTTTTCGCGGCGGCGGGGTTCGAGGTCGATGGTGCAGGATTGGGCGCGATCGCACAGGGCATCGGTCAGGTAAATATGGTCAATCCGCCAGCCGCGATTCTTGGCAAATCCACCTTGGCGATAGTCCCACCAACTGTAATGGCCACCGTCGGGGGTAAAGTGCCGAAAAATATCCGTGAAGCCTAAACCCAGCACCGAGGCCAGGGCTTCCCGCTCTGGAGGCGAGGCCATGATGTGCTTGTCTTTGCCATCGGGTTTATAAATGTCGCGGTCATCGGGAGCCACATTAAAATCCCCACAGACGCAGAGATCCGACACAATGGAGCTTTGCAACTGGGCAAGATAGGTTTGCAACGTGGCAAACCAGCGCAATTTGTAGTCATATTTTTCACTCTTGATCGCTGACCCATTGGGCACATATAAATTCACCACCCGCACCCCACCAATCACCGCCGTAATCACCCGTTTCTGCTCATCGAGATCCGTCTCTTCCCCTAGAACTGCGCCGAATCCCGCGCTGATCTCGGTCATCGGTTGACGGCTAAAAATGGCCACGCCGTTATAGGATTTTTGCCCCGAAATTGCCAACTGATAGCCAATCTCTTCAAACGGTGCGCAGGGAAAATCCTTGTCCACCACTTTCGTTTCTTGCAGACAAAGCACATCCACCGGATTCGCCGCCAGCCAATCCAGGACAATGGCTTGACGGCTGCGGATTGAGTTGACATTCCACGTTGCGATTTTCATGACATCTTTGGGACTGTTGAGGGTTTCATTGTCCCATAGTTTAAAAATGCACTGAAGCCTGAGCCGATGAAGCCTGAGGGTCGTCGAAGGCTGGCCGTTGCTGTGAGACCGCATTTCGACGACCCTCAGTGCTCGAATTTGGGGGCATTGGAAAAAGGCGCGATCGCTACACCGCCAGGAATTTTTGGATCACTTCTTGGCTGAGGTCTTGGGTGTCGCCCGATGCAACAATGCCACCTTTTTGCATCGCGTAGTAGCGATCGGCTTGGCGGACGAAATGGAGGTGTTGTTCCACGAGTAAAACGGAAATGCCGGTATTGGCGATAATCCCCTTCACAGCGGCCTCAATTTCAAGAATGATCGAGGGTTGAATCCCTTCGGTGGGTTCGTCTAAAACGAGGAGCTGCGGTTTCCCCATCAGGGCGCGGGCGATCGCTAACTGTTGTTGCTGCCCCCCACTGAGATCGCCCCCCATCCGATGCAACATCGTCCGCAACACCGGAAACAGCTCAAAAATTTCATCGGGGATCTCGTTGCGTTTCGTCACTCCTTTGGGCCGCGCTTCTAAGCCTAGCAATAAATTTTCCCGCACCGTCACCCGTGGAATCACTTCCCGACCCTGGGGCACATAGCCAATCCCCATCCGCGCCCGCTGATCCGGCGACTTTTTAACAATATCTTGCTCAAACAACTGCAACGAACCGCTGCGGGGTTTGAGTAATCCCATAATTGTTTTTAACAAGGTGGTTTTACCCACACCGTTTCGCCCAATTAAGCAGACCATTTCCCCGGTGCGAATACTCATATCTACATTGCGTAAAATATGACTTTCACCATAGAAAACATTCAACCCCGAAACATTTAAAATCGGGCGACTCGGACGGTTCGTGTCAGCTTTTTTTTCTAAGGTGGGGTTTGTCATCGGATTAGGGGTGAGATGATTAGGATGGGATCAATGCTGAATTGAAAGGGGATCAAGGGTTGGCTAGCTGACGTTGAGATAGTCGTCTAATGTGCCGTTGGTCATGCCGAGGTTAATGGATTCTTCGGTTTGACTCACCACCCCATCGGGTAAATTGAGCAGTTCTAACAGTTTTTGATAGACTACACTTTCTTGTTCGTTGATTGTGTTAGCGCGGATGATTTCATAACAGAGTTTTAAGACCTGTTCTTTCTCCTGTTCATTTTCTAATTGCGGGATCAGGGTTTCTAATGAAGTTTCTGTACTGAGGTAGTTTTGCAGTTCTTGGCGGAGGTCGTCTTGTTGGGTGGGGTCGGGGGCGAATTTCCGGCTTAATCGGGTCAAGATGACTTGTAATTGTTCAGGGGCAAAATACCCATCGGCCCAGGCCATGGCGGCGGCAATCCGTAAAATGCGCAGTTGCGATGGGCTAATCGTGGGGGCTTGGCCGAGATAGACTTCAATGACGCGGGGATCGTCTTGAATTTCGTCCATGGAGCCTTCGCACAGTACCGAGCCTTGATGTAAGACGGTGACTTGGCGGGCAATTTGGCGGACGAATTCCATGTCATGTTCGATGACGATGATCGAATGACTCTGGGCCAGGGAGATTAATAAGTCCCCCACGCGCTCAGTTTCTTCGTCGGTGAGGCCCGCCACGGGTTCATCAACGAGGAGGAGTTCGGGGGATTGGGCGACGAGCATGCCGATTTCGAGGCGTTGTTTTTCACCGTGAGAGAGGAGATTGGCGGGGAGGTCGGCTTTGCTGGCGAGGCTGATGGTTTCGAGGAGTTGGACGACGGTGGCGCGATCGCGCTTTTCCGGTTTCCGAAACAAGGTCGCCAAGACATTTTTATTCCGATTACAAGCCAAGTCTAAATTTTCCCGCACCGTCAAGTTGAGATAGACGCGGGGGGTTTGGAACTTACGACCCACACCAAGGCGAGAAATCGTATGTTCAGGCAACTTGCGCAGGTCACGCCCCTTAAAACGCACGGAGCCAGAAGTAGGTTGCACTTTGCCGGTGATGATGTCGAGGAAGGTGGTTTTTCCTGCACCGTTGGGGCCAATAATCACCCGCAATTCACCGGGCTGCATCGCAAAGGTGAGGTTATTGAGGGCTTTAAACCCGTCAAAGCTGACGGTCAGATGGTCAATTTCCAGAATCGGTTGAGGCATAGGAAGGACGGGGAGAAACGTCAGGAAGGCGAGGTTAAATCAAGGTTGCAGCGGTTAGGTGGGAGGTGTGAGCACCGGTG
Coding sequences within:
- the urtD gene encoding urea ABC transporter ATP-binding protein UrtD; its protein translation is MPQPILEIDHLTVSFDGFKALNNLTFAMQPGELRVIIGPNGAGKTTFLDIITGKVQPTSGSVRFKGRDLRKLPEHTISRLGVGRKFQTPRVYLNLTVRENLDLACNRNKNVLATLFRKPEKRDRATVVQLLETISLASKADLPANLLSHGEKQRLEIGMLVAQSPELLLVDEPVAGLTDEETERVGDLLISLAQSHSIIVIEHDMEFVRQIARQVTVLHQGSVLCEGSMDEIQDDPRVIEVYLGQAPTISPSQLRILRIAAAMAWADGYFAPEQLQVILTRLSRKFAPDPTQQDDLRQELQNYLSTETSLETLIPQLENEQEKEQVLKLCYEIIRANTINEQESVVYQKLLELLNLPDGVVSQTEESINLGMTNGTLDDYLNVS
- the xth gene encoding exodeoxyribonuclease III, which produces MKIATWNVNSIRSRQAIVLDWLAANPVDVLCLQETKVVDKDFPCAPFEEIGYQLAISGQKSYNGVAIFSRQPMTEISAGFGAVLGEETDLDEQKRVITAVIGGVRVVNLYVPNGSAIKSEKYDYKLRWFATLQTYLAQLQSSIVSDLCVCGDFNVAPDDRDIYKPDGKDKHIMASPPEREALASVLGLGFTDIFRHFTPDGGHYSWWDYRQGGFAKNRGWRIDHIYLTDALCDRAQSCTIDLEPRRREKPSDHTPVIVDLRD
- a CDS encoding ChaB family protein; translation: MAYTAERTITAIFTTEAQVRTAVDRLIERGVDREHLSVMGRNFQSETRISGFITKKDVILGGLRTGAVFGSLFGSILSLFTGIGVLFIPFVGSVVAAGPISSILLGAATGAIAGGAGAGLVSFLTTLGMPKDKAVLYQTRLQAGEYVLMAEVPAAKSGEYQLLMESVGGDEIHIAEQALPRPCPGPCESLEDLSPEIRTHLSEDAQQVFIATYNQQLEATGREIEAEQAAWQAIHDQFEEDEAGRWKTRKREAVTA
- the urtE gene encoding urea ABC transporter ATP-binding subunit UrtE, which gives rise to MTNPTLEKKADTNRPSRPILNVSGLNVFYGESHILRNVDMSIRTGEMVCLIGRNGVGKTTLLKTIMGLLKPRSGSLQLFEQDIVKKSPDQRARMGIGYVPQGREVIPRVTVRENLLLGLEARPKGVTKRNEIPDEIFELFPVLRTMLHRMGGDLSGGQQQQLAIARALMGKPQLLVLDEPTEGIQPSIILEIEAAVKGIIANTGISVLLVEQHLHFVRQADRYYAMQKGGIVASGDTQDLSQEVIQKFLAV
- a CDS encoding carotenoid oxygenase family protein, which translates into the protein MTSPATKPAWHQVLNTPGQEFPPTNLSILDGAIPPDLSGTLYRNGPGRLERGGETVGHWFDGDGAILAVQFAGGQAQATYRYVQTAGYQAEAERDRFLFPNYGRQAPGPLWNNWLRPVKNAANTSVIVWGDRLLALWEGGQPHALDLDTLATYGIDSLGLDNTPFSAHPKRDPHSGEIYNFGVTPGPKNTLHLYRHNAQGQLLKQGTFALDGLPVLHDFCLAGRYLVFFVSPVRVNLLTVIFGQGSYCDAMAWRPELGTQILIFDRDTLTLVTQKTADPWYQWHFSNGCEHPNGTVQIDYVHYDDFTTNQYLREVPSGVIRHPAPGSLRSLCLDPRTGAIIHQTTLCETWCEFPTVHPEQVGQPWARSHFSVKVGPNPEQELYRALGTCDRTTDTLTITELGPHHYPSEPVYIPNPTGPDSLITVVYDSHTHQSEVWLYHSDDITAGPICRLALPQPIPHSFHGIWRVQ
- a CDS encoding nitrate reductase associated protein, giving the protein MTFFQFEQDFVESLRCIPMRVRMKLDTCGVKLKLDHWNRFSLDERQTLVDQPCTTDSEATLYRDQLQAMVIAHMGKPASELEIPAAPPWLDVGKIPAAVTEQAAKVGLTITLEQWQSLQPDQRFALIKLSRPSHENRNFKPAMMEFGLA